Part of the bacterium genome, TCGGGTGCTCCTTCTCTGCGGACCGGGGTGGCTGTATTCGGCGACTGTCGTTTGCTGCGTTTATTGCAGATTTTCAAAGTCGATCAGGCATTATTATAGCATGATATCGGCGTTGTCGAGGATTTATTTAGTCGATTATGCAATATTTCACATTCATCATGGGCGTCCGTGGCCGGCGCCGGGCACCCCGAATCGGCGTCGACCGGTCCGCGAGGCCGTGCTAGCCTCGCTTCCAGGCGCCGCCAGGGCGTCGGCGACGACCAAGGAGGGTCCGCATGTCCGCACACGGCCTGAACGGCATCAAGATCTCCGCCATGACCGGCCCCTGCTTCCTGCTCGACACCAACGTGCTGCTGCACGACGCGACGGCCCTGGAGGCCTTCGACGAGCACCACATCATCCTGACCGTCGACGTCCTGGAGGAGCTGGACCGCTTCAAGCGGGAGAACGACGAGCGCGGCCGCAACGCGCGCCGCGTGATCCGGACCATCGACGAGCTGCGCCAGCGCGGGCCGCTGCGCGAGGGCGTGCCCCTGCCCGGCGGCGGCAAGCTGTTCGTGCTGGTCGACAACTACGCGGATCATCTGCCGACGGGCATGGACCGCGCGATCCCCGACAACCGCATCCTCGGCGCCGCCCTCTACCTGAGCCAGGAGGGGGTCGACGTCCGCTTCATCACCAAGGACCTCAACGCGCGCGTCAAGGGCGACGCCCTGGGCGTCCGCTCGGAGGACCTGCTGCGCAGCACGGTCAACTTCGACGAGCTCTACACGGGCTGGACCGAGGTCGACTGCCCCGGCGACGTGATCACCAGCTTCTACGCGACGGGCTCGGCCGAGGTGGCCGGCGACTTCCACCCCAACGAGGGCATCCTGCTGCGCAACGAGGCCAACCCCAAGCAGACGGCGCTGGGCATCTGGAGCAGCGCCGGCAAGCGGGTCGAGAAGCTGGTGCACGAGGAGACGCGGCCCTGGGGGCTGCAGGCGCTGAACCTGCAGCAGCACTTCGCGCTGGAACTGCTGCTGCGCGACGACATCCAGCTGGTCTCGATGCTGGGCCAGGCCGGCACCGGCAAGACGCTGCTCGCCCTGGCCGTCGGCCTGCACAAGGTGGCCGAGCAGAAGCTCTACCGCCGGATCATGGTGTCGCGGCCGATCATGCCGCTGGGGCGGGACATCGGCTACCTGCCGGGTTCCAAGGAGGAGAAGCTCGCCAGCTGGATGGAGCCGATCTTCGACAATCTCCAGTACCTGGTCGACCCGCAGATGGAGCAGTCGGGCGACAAGGTGGACTACCTGTTCGACACCGGCGTGATCGAGGTCGAGGCCGTGACCTACATCCGCGGCCGCAGCCTGCCGAAGCTGTTCATCATCATCGACGAGGCTCAGAACCTGACGCCCCACGAGATCAAGACCGTGGTCAGCCGGGCCGGGCAGGATTCGAAGGTCGTGCTGACCGGGGACGCCTACCAGATCGACAACCCGTACCTGGACGCCTCGAGCAACGGGTTGACCTACGTCGTGGAGCGGTTCAAGGACCAGCCGATCTACGGCCACATCACGCTGGCCAAGAGCGAGCGCAGCCGCCTGGCGAGCCTGGCCGCCGACCTGCTGTAGCTAGCCCTCGTCCTGACGGTCCTCGACCTGCTGGCCCTCGTCCAGAGGGTGCTCGATCAGCCACTGGCGCAGCTGCCCCAGCAGGCAGGCGTTGCAGCGCTTGACGGCCTGCGGCAGCAGGCGCTGCGCGAAGTGGGCGTCCCGACGCGAGACCGCCGGCTCGCCCACGTCGTCGTCGATCTCGCCGATGCAGTCCTGGCGCCACAGCTCCCTGCCGCCGCGATCGCGCAGGACCAGCTCCACCTCCGCCTCCGCGCGCAGGTGCAGCGGCGTCGGCAGGGCGCCGAGGGCCGCGACCGCCAGCACGAGCCCCCGCTTCAGCTTCGACGAGGTGTCGTCGCCCCAGAAGAAGCCCCCGACCAGGCCCACCCCCACCGGCAGGGCGTACGACACGACGCTGCGCTCCATCCGGCAGTGGAAGGAGTGGATCGTGGCCTCGAGCGTGTAATCCGCCTGGTTCGACAGCGGCACCGCCTCGGCCAGGCTGGTCTGCCCGATGTCCTGCAGCAGCGCGTCGCGGTAGAGGTCCGCGACGGGCCGGCTCCAGCTGGCGTCGTCCGGGAACGTGATGCCGACGAAGTGGCCGCGCCCCCCACGCTGTTCGGCGGGGCGCTCGTCCGCGACCGACAGCAGCTGGATCCGCGGCAGGCGCGACTGCGACGGCGGGAAGACGAGGGATTCGCGCGAGTAGGGGAACCCGACCTGGGAGCCGCCGCAGCCCGCGATCAGCGGCAGCAGCAACGCCAGCAGGACCGGCAGGGCGTCCGGACGGAGGGGGCGTCGGCGGTCCCGGCGACACGGCGGCGACGACGGCGGCGACGACGGCGGCGACGACTTGCGGAGCATGATCCCCCCGATGGTTGGAGACGCGGCCCCCGCGGGCGCCTTCAAAATCTACGTCCGCGGACGCGATGCGGCCACGATTCAATCGTCCCGCAGCAGCCCGTGTCCGGCCGCGCCGGCCCGGATGATGGCGAGCATCACGGCGTGCAGGCCGGGCGCGGCGGCCAGAATGTGGCGGCCGTGGAGCGCGTCGTCGCCGCCGTCGAGGTCGGTGACCACGGCGCCCGCCTCGCGCGCGACGAGCACGCCCGCCGCGACGTCCCAGGGTTGCAGGCGGAATTCCCAGTAGCCGTCGAGCCGTCCGGCAGCGACGTGGCAGAGGTCGAGCGCGGCGCTCCCCCCCCGCCGGACGTCGTGGCAGGGCCGCAGCAGGAAATCCTTCACGAGATCGCAGTTCAGGGCGGCGACCTCGCCGCGCTCGTACGGGAAGCCGGTGGCCAGCAGGGCCCGCTCCAGCGCGACCGGACCCGCCAGCGCGAGCCGGCGCGGGGGCTCGCCGCGCTGCGGCCGCTCGAGCGTCGCGCCGCCGCCGCGCCGGGCCAGGTAGAGCTCGTCGAGCGCGGGCGCGTAGACGGCGCCCAGCTCCGGTCCGCCGGCGCCGGCGCAGCCCAGCGACACGGCGTAGAACGGATGGCCGTGGACGTAGTTCGTGGTGCCGTCCAGGGGATCGACGTGCCAGACACGGCCGCTGTCCCCCGCCCGCCCGGTCCCCTCCTCGGCCCGCACGCCGTCGCGGGGGAAGTCCTCGCCGAGCCTTTCGAACAGGAAGGCTTCGACGCGGCGGTCCACGTCGGTCACCATGTCGGTGGCCGACTTGTAGGCGATGTCGCGCCGTCGGCCGCACCCCTCCAACTGGATCGCGCCCGCGGCGAGCGCGATGTCGCGCAGCCGGGCGGCCTCGTCGCCGAGCCGATCGTCCGCTCGATTGGCGTCCATGTTCCTCCAGGGTCGGCCGGGGCCGGGGGCGCGGTTGACATCCACCGGCCGGAAGCTAGCTTGGTGACGTTCGTCACGCCAGCATACGGAAAGGACACGCGATGGAACAGAAGATCCGCCAGGTCCTCGACAAGGTCCGCCCCGCGCTGCAGGCCGACGGCGGCGACGTCGAGTTCATCGATTACCACGACGGCATCGTCACGGTCCGCCTCAAGGGCGCCTGCGGTTCCTGCCCCATGTCGACCATGACGCTCAAGCACGGCATCGAAGCCCGCCTGCGCGAGGAGATCCCCGAGGTCCGGGCCGTCGAGTCCCTGTAGTCCGCAGCCGCCTAGGGCAGATCCCCGGTTTCGGGCAGATCCCAGGTCTCGGGCAGATCCCAGGTCTCAGGCAGATCCCAAGTCTCGAAGCCGCCGGCAGCCTGCGGCGGGCGCGGCGTCGCGCCCGCCGTCCGCAGCGCGTTCCGCCAGAAGTCCAGGCGCGGGTCGGGATCGTCCGCGCGCATCTCGGCCGACGTCACACCGCCCGCCCTCAACGCCGCCAGCAGTCGTCGCGGCTCGAGTTCCCCCCGCTCGCAGGCCGACAGATCCCGGCGCAGTTCCCGCGTGGCCGGCGGCACCCAGCCCGAGGCGCCGCCGGTGACCGCCCGGCCGGTATCCAGCGCGCGCAGCAGCCAGGCTGCCTCCTGCGGCCCCTCCCCGTAGACGTCCACCGGAGCGGGCAGGGTCAGGACGGCGCCCGCCGCGTTCGGCGGCGGCGTGCCGGCGTCGGGGATCGCGACGGCGGGCACCCGCGCCGGCCAGGATTCCAACAACAGCGCGAGCACGACCGCCGCCGGCAACAAGCGCCGCCGCGCCGGGTGGCCGTCGGCGCCGGGCAACGCGGCCCAACCCGCGGCCGCCCACCAGGCCGCCGCCACGGTGGCCAGTTGGCCGAACCGCCAG contains:
- a CDS encoding PhoH family protein; the encoded protein is MSAHGLNGIKISAMTGPCFLLDTNVLLHDATALEAFDEHHIILTVDVLEELDRFKRENDERGRNARRVIRTIDELRQRGPLREGVPLPGGGKLFVLVDNYADHLPTGMDRAIPDNRILGAALYLSQEGVDVRFITKDLNARVKGDALGVRSEDLLRSTVNFDELYTGWTEVDCPGDVITSFYATGSAEVAGDFHPNEGILLRNEANPKQTALGIWSSAGKRVEKLVHEETRPWGLQALNLQQHFALELLLRDDIQLVSMLGQAGTGKTLLALAVGLHKVAEQKLYRRIMVSRPIMPLGRDIGYLPGSKEEKLASWMEPIFDNLQYLVDPQMEQSGDKVDYLFDTGVIEVEAVTYIRGRSLPKLFIIIDEAQNLTPHEIKTVVSRAGQDSKVVLTGDAYQIDNPYLDASSNGLTYVVERFKDQPIYGHITLAKSERSRLASLAADLL
- a CDS encoding inositol monophosphatase family protein produces the protein MDANRADDRLGDEAARLRDIALAAGAIQLEGCGRRRDIAYKSATDMVTDVDRRVEAFLFERLGEDFPRDGVRAEEGTGRAGDSGRVWHVDPLDGTTNYVHGHPFYAVSLGCAGAGGPELGAVYAPALDELYLARRGGGATLERPQRGEPPRRLALAGPVALERALLATGFPYERGEVAALNCDLVKDFLLRPCHDVRRGGSAALDLCHVAAGRLDGYWEFRLQPWDVAAGVLVAREAGAVVTDLDGGDDALHGRHILAAAPGLHAVMLAIIRAGAAGHGLLRDD
- a CDS encoding NifU family protein, giving the protein MEQKIRQVLDKVRPALQADGGDVEFIDYHDGIVTVRLKGACGSCPMSTMTLKHGIEARLREEIPEVRAVESL